One genomic segment of Balneolaceae bacterium includes these proteins:
- a CDS encoding FAD-binding oxidoreductase has product MLENETITEFNNTLLGDVVTPENNRYDDERQVWNGLIDKYPELIVKCRGTSDVIHSVNFARENNLPVSIRGGGHNVAGLALVDDGLVIDLSDMRGVHVDPDSKTAIVEGGAIWADVDRETQLYGLAAPGGVVSTTGVAGLTLGGGLGRLRKKHGLSCDNLRSVRIVTAEGKVLTASEHENSDLFWAVRGGGGNFGIVTSFEFNLHEVGPQVMFCLPMYPMLMADEVLSVWRDFMVSSPDEVSSEALLWSIPDVEDFPEEARGKSIVAHPGNVLR; this is encoded by the coding sequence ATGCTGGAGAACGAAACAATCACAGAATTCAATAACACACTTCTTGGAGATGTAGTAACACCTGAAAATAACAGGTATGATGATGAACGGCAGGTTTGGAATGGACTCATTGACAAATATCCGGAACTGATCGTCAAGTGCAGGGGAACATCCGATGTGATTCACTCTGTAAACTTTGCACGGGAAAATAACCTGCCAGTATCTATTCGCGGTGGCGGCCATAATGTGGCAGGACTGGCTTTGGTTGACGACGGACTTGTCATTGACCTTTCAGATATGCGTGGAGTTCACGTAGATCCGGACTCAAAAACGGCTATCGTAGAGGGAGGGGCAATCTGGGCCGATGTGGACCGGGAAACTCAGCTTTATGGGCTGGCCGCTCCCGGCGGAGTCGTTTCTACCACGGGAGTTGCAGGACTTACTCTTGGCGGCGGGCTGGGAAGGCTTCGGAAAAAACATGGACTCAGTTGTGATAACCTTCGTTCTGTTCGGATTGTGACCGCAGAAGGAAAAGTGTTAACAGCCAGCGAACATGAAAACAGTGATCTCTTCTGGGCAGTACGGGGCGGCGGCGGAAACTTTGGAATTGTTACAAGCTTCGAATTTAATCTCCATGAAGTGGGGCCTCAAGTCATGTTTTGCTTGCCGATGTATCCTATGTTAATGGCCGATGAAGTCCTTTCAGTTTGGCGGGATTTTATGGTTTCTTCACCCGATGAAGTAAGCTCAGAGGCCTTGCTTTGGTCTATACCTGATGTTGAGGATTTCCCGGAAGAAGCGCGGGGCAAGAGTATTGTAGCGCACCCCGGCAATGTACTCCGGTGA